In one Arenibacter antarcticus genomic region, the following are encoded:
- a CDS encoding DUF3347 domain-containing protein: MSKLKSTLSIAVFTFITLTAISCKDNKKEQNKTDGNHSEMNHDNSDGHHDGNKKEIVMSGSGNSETVLNDYFNLKNALVADDNAKAKELGVIMAKSFQNLDVSNYTDAQKADLKDIIEDAVEQSEHISDSDIDHQREHFKMLSKDIIDMVAVTGSENTVYQLFCPMYDSGSAWLSMSKEIKNPYYGSKMMNCGKVQKEIN, translated from the coding sequence ATGAGTAAATTAAAATCAACATTAAGTATAGCTGTGTTCACATTTATAACCTTAACAGCAATATCTTGTAAGGATAATAAAAAGGAACAAAACAAGACTGATGGGAACCATTCAGAAATGAATCACGACAACAGTGATGGCCATCACGATGGTAATAAAAAGGAGATTGTAATGAGTGGTAGCGGTAATTCTGAAACCGTATTAAATGACTACTTCAATCTTAAAAATGCTTTGGTTGCAGATGATAATGCCAAAGCCAAAGAACTTGGAGTAATTATGGCAAAAAGTTTTCAAAATCTTGATGTTTCAAATTATACAGATGCACAAAAAGCAGATTTAAAGGATATTATTGAAGATGCTGTTGAGCAATCAGAACATATTTCTGACAGTGATATAGACCATCAGCGTGAGCATTTTAAAATGTTGAGTAAGGATATAATCGATATGGTTGCCGTTACAGGATCTGAAAACACAGTATACCAGCTGTTTTGCCCAATGTACGATAGCGGTAGTGCTTGGTTAAGTATGAGCAAGGAAATTAAAAATCCTTATTACGGAAGCAAAATGATGAATTGTGGCAAGGTTCAAAAAGAGATTAATTAA
- a CDS encoding heme-binding domain-containing protein, whose amino-acid sequence MRIVKIIVLVLLVAFVGIQFIPTERNQSDTVPSSDFMLVNNVPPAIKEKLQVSCYDCHSNNTKYPWYNRIQPAAWILEDHIKEGKADLNFSEWDSLSSRRKSSKLRSIIKQIESGEMPLYSYTLIHKDAAFSKAEAEEMITWITRLKDSL is encoded by the coding sequence ATGAGAATTGTAAAGATCATAGTATTGGTATTATTGGTCGCGTTTGTGGGAATTCAATTTATTCCCACAGAACGCAATCAAAGTGATACTGTTCCTTCATCTGATTTTATGTTGGTTAATAATGTTCCGCCAGCTATTAAGGAGAAGTTACAGGTATCTTGCTATGATTGCCACAGTAATAATACCAAGTACCCTTGGTATAATAGGATTCAACCTGCCGCTTGGATTTTGGAAGACCATATTAAAGAAGGTAAAGCTGATCTTAATTTCAGCGAATGGGATTCGCTTTCAAGCCGAAGAAAATCAAGTAAACTTCGATCAATTATCAAGCAAATAGAAAGCGGGGAAATGCCTTTATATTCGTACACTTTAATTCATAAAGATGCGGCGTTTTCAAAGGCAGAAGCAGAAGAAATGATCACTTGGATCACACGATTAAAAGACAGTTTATAA
- a CDS encoding DUF3347 domain-containing protein, with the protein MLLLVVSFTNAQSVDAKAEAILSDYFSLKDALVGDGAKVAAQSGTKLVASLKAFEMSSYTKEQQEELTDIFEDAIEHAEHISESAIDHQREHFKILSKDITDMVAITGTKSTLYEQFCPMYDKGSVWLSTSMEVRNPYYGSGMLKCGKVQKTIQ; encoded by the coding sequence ATGCTATTGTTAGTAGTTTCTTTTACCAATGCACAGAGTGTTGATGCTAAAGCAGAAGCTATATTAAGTGATTATTTCAGTTTAAAAGATGCTTTGGTAGGCGATGGCGCTAAAGTAGCGGCACAATCTGGCACCAAACTGGTAGCCTCTCTTAAAGCGTTTGAAATGAGCAGTTATACAAAGGAACAACAAGAAGAACTAACCGATATCTTTGAAGATGCTATTGAACACGCAGAGCATATTTCTGAAAGTGCCATAGATCATCAACGGGAGCACTTTAAGATTTTGAGCAAGGATATTACTGATATGGTAGCCATTACAGGGACAAAAAGCACTTTGTATGAACAATTTTGCCCAATGTATGATAAGGGTAGTGTTTGGTTAAGTACAAGTATGGAAGTTAGAAATCCCTATTATGGTAGCGGAATGCTTAAATGCGGAAAAGTTCAAAAAACTATTCAATAG